The following is a genomic window from Desulfuromonadaceae bacterium.
GTTTCGTGGCTGAAGCCAAGGTCCGGGGGCGCTCTCCTGTCGTTCTGCTCGCGGCGGTGCCGCAGGAAACCGTGCGCCTGCGCGAGCTGCTGCGGTTGACTCCGAGCGACGGGCTCAGCCCGTTCGCTGCTTTCAGCGGGGGGGGCGACACCCTCTTGCTGCATACCGGTGTCGGCAAGGCCAACGCCGCCAGTGCAGCCACCGCGCTCCTTGCACGGGTCACCCCTCGCGCCATCATCGTCTGCGGTTGCGGCGGCGCTTATCCCGACAGCGGCCTGCGCGTTGGCGATCTGGCTGTCGCAACAGCGGAGATTTTCGGCGATGAAGGGGTGTCAACCCCGACCGGTTTTCAGGATATGGCGGCGCTCGATTTACCGTTGCTGACAACCATCAGCCAGACCTTTTTCAACACGTTTCCGGTCAACACCCTCTGCGTTGCGCACCTGCAATCGACCCTCGATGCGACCGCCGCCGCGTGCGGCGCCCGCTGTGTCAGCGGCCCCTTTGTGACGGTGTCGACATGCTCCGGTCGCGCGGCACTGGGGGCAGAGCTTGCACAACGCACCGGGGGCATCTGTGAAAACATGGAAGGCGCCGCCATCGCCAGCGTCTGTACCCGTTACACCATTCCGCTCCTCGAAATTCGCGGCATCTCCAACCTGACCGAGGATCGTGACCTGACCCGCTGGGATCTGCGCGGCGCGGCGAGACTCGCCCAGCAGGCGGTCATTGACCTGTTACCGTTGCTATGACCACCATGCGCGAACTGACTCTCGGCTATTCTCCCTGCCCGAACGACACGTTCATCTTTCACGCCCTCACCCACGGGCTGGTCGATAGCGGGGATTTTTATGTTCGCGAGCGGCTGGAGGATGTCGAGACGCTCAATCGTCTGGCCATTGCAGGCACCCTTGACCTGACCAAAATCTCCTACCACGCGTTCGGCCACCTGCGTGAAGAATACTGCCTGCTGCGCAGTGGCGGAGCGTTGGGCCGTGGCTGTGGCCCGCTGGTCATCGCGCGCCGTGCGACGACGATGGACGAGCTGCGCGGCAAACGGATCGCCATCCCCGGCCAACTGACCACCGCCAACCTGCTGCTGCAACTTTACGGCGAAGGGTTTGATCAACTGTTGATCCTCCCTTTTGATCGCATCATCACCGCCGTCACCAGCGGTCAGGCTGACGCCGGGGTCATCATCCATGAATCGCGCTTTACCTACCAGGAGCACGGCCTGGTCGCCGCGCTGGATCTCGGCGTCTGGTGGGAGCAAACCACCGGGCTCCCGTTGCCGCTCGGCGCTATTCTGGCCAAACGCTCCCTCGGCGGCGCGCTGATTCAGCGGGTTGACCGCGCCATTCGCACCAGCATCGGTTACGCCTACGCCCACCCTCATGCCCCCCGCAGCTACATCAAGCGCCACGCCCAGGAACTGTCAGACGCAGTGATCGACAGTCATATCGCGCTCTACGTGAACGATTTTTCTTTTGATCTGGGGGCGACCGGGATTGTGGCGGTGACGGAGTTATTCCGCCGGGCCGAGGAACGAGGGATTGTGCCGCGCTGTACGCGGTCTTTGTGCGCCGAGTGAAACGGTGCCGGAAGGCCGTTAATTCAGCTCCGCCAACGCACCGCGCAATTCTGTCAACAGCTCCCTGACCACGTCATACCCCTGCTGCCAGAAATCTGCGGCATCCAGATCGATCCCGAACGGTCGCAACAATTGCTGCGGCGACTGACTCCCCCCCGACGCCAGC
Proteins encoded in this region:
- the mqnB gene encoding futalosine hydrolase, with product MAEAKVRGRSPVVLLAAVPQETVRLRELLRLTPSDGLSPFAAFSGGGDTLLLHTGVGKANAASAATALLARVTPRAIIVCGCGGAYPDSGLRVGDLAVATAEIFGDEGVSTPTGFQDMAALDLPLLTTISQTFFNTFPVNTLCVAHLQSTLDATAAACGARCVSGPFVTVSTCSGRAALGAELAQRTGGICENMEGAAIASVCTRYTIPLLEIRGISNLTEDRDLTRWDLRGAARLAQQAVIDLLPLL
- a CDS encoding 1,4-dihydroxy-6-naphthoate synthase, encoding MRELTLGYSPCPNDTFIFHALTHGLVDSGDFYVRERLEDVETLNRLAIAGTLDLTKISYHAFGHLREEYCLLRSGGALGRGCGPLVIARRATTMDELRGKRIAIPGQLTTANLLLQLYGEGFDQLLILPFDRIITAVTSGQADAGVIIHESRFTYQEHGLVAALDLGVWWEQTTGLPLPLGAILAKRSLGGALIQRVDRAIRTSIGYAYAHPHAPRSYIKRHAQELSDAVIDSHIALYVNDFSFDLGATGIVAVTELFRRAEERGIVPRCTRSLCAE